A genomic stretch from Halichoerus grypus chromosome 5, mHalGry1.hap1.1, whole genome shotgun sequence includes:
- the CIMAP2 gene encoding ciliary microtubule-associated protein 2 codes for MKEKQLQKEKLGPGSYNLKDFLELLKEKPCSTRGLLSSGEIRFRGLIGNYYPGPGNYGVKGNPYTKLEEKACSRFHSEGLMCRVTNKAPPTAHQGSGLAPGTYSFKSGIEAYLAKSVGTRGFYDTFSGDRSKPQPYGHYSVQKKKPRELMNFTSFVEELNSRHNKKRGVFSKISRNPETPTERIYWATLSQCPRKLATSGPGSWLPPKKECRHVNQPPFLLSSKRMGIKAYQMILGSWNPVGVGRYLNTWLAETKDHRQRYRSLFLGGSKRYPSDPARDRLMQERITPFTKGKCPPMVDYNSDPTP; via the exons ATGAAAGAGAAGCAGCTGCAG aaggagaagctgggaCCTGGCTCCTACAACCTCAAAGACTTCTTAGAACTGCTGAAGGAGAAGCCCTGCAGCACCCGGGGGCTGCTCAGCTCGGGGGAGATTCGTTTCCGAGGACTCATTGGG aacTACTATCCAGGCCCTGGAAATTATGGGGTGAAGGGCAACCCATACACAAAGCTGGAGGAGAAAGCCTGCAGCCGCTTTCATTCTGAGGGCCTCATGTGTCGGGTGACCAACAAGGCGCCCCCCACGGCTCATCAG GGGAGTGGTCTGGCACCAGGCACCTACTCTTTCAAAAGTGGCATTGAGGCGTACCTGGCAAAATCCGTGGGCACCCGCGGCTTTTACGACACGTTCTCTGGTGACCGCAGCAAGCCCCAGCCTTACGGACATTACTCGGTGCAG aaaaaaaagcccagggaACTGATGAACTTTACGAGCTTCGTGGAAGAACTTAACTCACGTCACAATAAGAAGCGTGGGGTTTTTTCGAAAATTTCTCGCAACCCGGAAACCCCCACAGAAAGGATTTACTGGGCCACCCTTAGCCAGTGCCCCCGAAAACTA GCCACGTCTGGTCCCGGTTCGTGGCTTCCTCCAAAGAAGGAATGCAGACACGTCAACCAGCCACCGTTCCTGCTGTCTTCCAAGCGGATGGGCATAAAGGCCTACCAGATGATTCTGGGAAGCTGG AACCCTGTAGGGGTGGGCCGCTACCTCAACACCTGGCTGGCAGAGACCAAGGACCATCGACAGCGATATCGGTCCCTGTTCCTGGGTGGATCCAAGCGCTACCCCTCAGACCCGGCCAGGGACAGGCTCATGCA